The Hevea brasiliensis isolate MT/VB/25A 57/8 chromosome 9, ASM3005281v1, whole genome shotgun sequence nucleotide sequence TCTGCACCTCAAGCAGCAACTTTTAATGATGAATTGGAAGAGGACCAACCCATCAACCAACCTGGCCCCTCACGTAGACCAGCACGACGTCAATCACGTCCTCCTCGACGTCGTCAACATCAAATGCGTCAATCCTCTCCACCTGATGATGTTATGCCCCCACCTGTCGCATTTCACCCTTTCTGCATGGCATCAGCGCCTGGTCCTATTCCCTTAGCTCCTGCACCGTCTCATCCTAGTCCATCCACAGTATTCCAACCATATTCAGAAACTATCCCCCCACATTATACTGGTTGGATGCCTACCCCATCAATACCTGGCCCATCAACACCATGGATGACATATCATTCTCATGTGCAAAGCAGAAGCACATTTGACTTCACTGAGAGTCAGCAGCCACATACACCAATGAGTAGCTTATTTGCTCCATTTGGCAGACCATCTAGCCTTGGGCCATCACAATATGCTTCGAGTCAATTTGGCGGATATGGTTCAGATCAATACTATGCACTATATCAGTCTGGTGCCTTAGGCCATATTCCATCTGGTGCAGGTCTATTTGGACACCATGAACAAGGTGCTATGCATTATACTGCAGGGGGGGAATCATCAGGACAACAACAAGGGCAACCTGGCCAACCCCAAGATGCACAAGGTGATCCAGAAGAGCAGCAAGAAGGGGGACAACATCGAGTTCTTCGACCGAGACGACATATTCGAAGACCTGGTTGTGGCACATgactaatttaaatatttatttttatttgtataataaTTATGAATATTTGTCTTAATTTATATCTTGCTTTAAGTCAATTGCTCGTATGACATGTTAGTaaacattttatatatatatttttaattaatttgaaaataataaagtaattaaaactaattaagtaattacatttattaattgctatgaagaaaatatattatccataattataataagaataaaaattaatattagttatactttaataacttttaatttttataactaacataattttaaatttatcaatcaaatatattcaaatattatacatttatattttttaatctataaattaagatatatttttatgattaataaatttttttttacaaatatataaaattaattttatgaatataaatattttttaaaccgTACAATTATATTCTATTtagaatatataaattaaattaatttcataaatatataatattaaataaatattactactactaaaatataaaataaacttTAAACAAAATCAatcaatatattttataaaatataataaataattataattaaatgatcgatcaaaatattataaatttaatatatttacaaaATCAGTCTCCGGACGCTAATATCATTAGCGTTTTTCAGGATGAGGAGGTTTGTCATCGTTTCATGGTTGAGGACGCTAATATGATTAGCGTTTTGCCGGCGGAGCGTTTTTCAGGTTCATGGTTGAGGACGCTAATATGATTAGCGTTTTGCCGGCGGACAGTCTTGGACGCTAATCATATTAGCGTTTTCCATGCTTGGCGGCCGGTTGCGCCGTGgggcgctattttgaatagcgtcctcACGTCCTTCGGCTTGGTCCTCCCGTCCTTCGGCTTGGTTCGGGCGGCGCTGTTGTgaggacgctattttgaatagcgtcctgACGTAaaaacgctattttgaatagcgttttTACGTcaggacgctattcaaaatagcgttttTCTTTGGGACGTGTTAGGACGCTATTTTTATTAACGTTTTTTGGCCTTCTCACCCCTTTCTCGTAATTTTCCCAAACTCTACCCCGTTTcggtttatttttttttaaattgacccTGTACGGTCAATTCCCCAAAAACTTTTGGGGTGGGGAAACCCACATGATGTGGAGTGCACGTGTGGCTACTCTATCCACGTGCACctgattttattcattcatttgttTGATTATTGATTTGCCTCTTTGCTTTTACTCTTCTCTCTGCTATGATATTTCCTCccctccctcttttttttttttttttttgtctcttaGCTAACTGTCTCattccttccctttcttcttctcttctacCATCTTTTGCCTTCCCCTaccctattttatttttcttcatttgTTTTAcaggaaaattgaaaaaaaaaaagtaaatgaataatatatttttaatcattaaattaaattatacttctcaatttttttatttattaaaataaattataattaatagattatgtaataaaatataatgtttattataaaaataaaatttaaaatgcattTTGTAGTTAAATATACTTAAAAATTATCAACATGTTAATTAATTTAGTGattattcattttaaattataAGTTTAATATAAATATCTcttctttatttaaaaaatttgtaTTAGAAGAACATAAttgcataatttaatttttctaataAATATCTTACAGAGTTGgtgtatttaaattaatttatgttcATTATTATAGGATTCAATTATTTAAATGAAAAACTATTATAAATTAcaccaattaaaaataaaaaaaatatatctttTTGCCCATCTCTTTAAAAAAGAAAATCTCATTTTTCTCCTCTCTCACATTCTTAATTTTGTTatgatcaaattaattattaattctctattatgaaattatttattcatttataatttttaaatttttattaatttagttttaccaaactttaatccatattttgattttttaaaatttagaagtaaatttaaatttgagatcaaaatgttaattttcattagaaaattattttttaaattatttttaaatttgaaaattaaataaataaattttattttaaatttattttttaatgaaaactAACATTTTgatctcaaatttaaatttaaattaaagtttaataaaattgAAATGCATAACAAGTAGGAAAatataattttagaaataattttattaataaatttaatcaataagaaataaaataaatttattaacaaataattatcatttaatttggacataagaaatttaaattgtaagagaggaagaaagaaaagggAGAGAGGTAAAATGGTAATGTGCTTTTTAGAAGAGAGTagcaaaattataatttcaatggaGGATTGGCAATTAATGCACTCGGTATCATTGACTGTTAGATTCAGTACTTCTCTATATTTCagtcttaattattttattaataaacatATCTCTTTGAAATAAAATTACTGAAATGCACAAAAGTTAAAAACCAGGACTGGAGTGTTGGTGGCATAGTTGAATCGGAGGCAGAGAGCTAGTTCACGTGTGCTTCACTGCTTGCTGGTCCATAGCTGGTTCCTCTGCTCAAGTCTCCATGTTCCATCCACAGTTTTTCATTTCAAAGTTACTATCTTTTCATCTTGTTCGTATAAAGTGAATCAGCTAATTTATTGGAACCTGTTGTTTTTCACAGAACTCTTGATGCATACATTTCatactattataattttataattaatttatctttATTTATAGTTTTTATAGTATAAATTAGtctttatttagttaattttatattttcatgttttttagtttaatttatagaaattatttattttataggttaaaatttgaagaattttgaTAATATTTTGATCATAGCGGCCATTTGAAAGAAATCATAGTCGAATTACAAAGTTTTAAAGAAAAAATTTTGAAGATGAGTTTTAAAGAAACAGAAAGCTGCACAACTTATAAAAAAATTTGTCTAACTTGTGTCACAAGTAGAAATAAAGTTTTTTTCTCAGGCCGAAAGTTACACAAACAAGAACACAACCTCATTTAGCCTGTATTGATGCACCTGATAAATTTCAGAATTGTCCAAAAAGTTACACAACTTGCAACACAAGGCGTAACACAACCAATTCAGCTTGTGTTGTCTTACTGAAAAATCTGACATGGCACTTTTTCTCCTCTGACCTAATACATTATTTTTTTTCTCCATAATCTTTTGTCTTTTAACCCATTTTTAGGGCAGACCCCTGAAGGCTATAaaattatctttttctttttcttaccCTAAAGAGAAAAGAGGGAGAATTTGCTAGAGAGAAGAGGAGAGAGAAGGGTATCCTTTGATCGTGTTTGCAGCAGCTGAACAGAACGTCTTCTCCAATGTTTCAGCAGTAGATTATTCATCATTTTACTGAGTTTCAACAAATTCTTCATCATTTTACTGAGTTTTTCTTTCCTTTAGTATAGATTTTCATTTATTCTTCATTTTTctacttgggtttgtcttgaaaccatgatttgtgagtagaacTTTGATATCCTAGAGATGGACATGTAAATATTGCCTTATAATTGATGTTGTGtctgcaagtgcacgggtcacagtagtatagttttaaaaataatattgttCCCACAGGAAttatgcttaaattggaaataaaataataagctaattagaatggtaaaatttaaagatattaaaaatgagaTCTGAAATTTAAGATTGGTAATTGAGaaatttaagctaaatcaaacaattaactaaattaattaaactagattaccaaaatttaaattgaaattgctatttatgaaatttggaggaattaaatataaattcaataaaaattaaagtgattctagagattggattttccatattgtttgcatgtggtttatccctaatttagccaaacatatGAGAATTGcatttttgagagaaattaattcTTAATTCTTTGAaaactttttcaagcatttcaaagttggtattcattaaatcaaaccctgttttcacggtatttcaaacctaacaaaaacccaattaaaactctaattgattttggaaagtccctttaatcctcttagcttatctctaacaccaagaaaactaagtttattgcaagattatctttcccaaatattcacttttcagtccatctattaaggattaaaacttaacttaatgaggacccattcatcaagcaaggcaacaagcatcacaagcaataaatcaaaatataacaaacctcatttaaatgactaaatcagttcaaaaccacaatacaaagcaatatttataaacccatctctagaatctcaaataactactcacaaatcatagtttcaagtcaaacccaagtgtagaaatgaagaaataatgagaatctaagttaaggaatagaaaaacccagaagaATGCTGATCAATCTGCTGCTGGAGAGTTGCAGAACGTCCTTTGCTGCTGCTGCAAAATGGACAGACGAGCCCCTCTTCCTCTCCTTCTTTCTTTTGCCAAAAATCTCTCCCTTCCTCCTTATGGCAAGAAAATAGATAAATGAGGTTTTATATGGGTCAGAGatttgccctagaatgggtaaaaaggtggaAGATACCAGAGAAAATGAGGTATTAAATCAGAGTAAcgaaaatgccacgtcagccattttcagtaaaaacgacataagctgaaTCAGTTGTGTCGCGGATTGTGTCGCAGGTTATGAAACCTGCTGCCTGAGAAAAACtgcatatctgacgatcgacacaacctacgacataagctaaatcggttgtgctgcaggttgtgcagCTCTCGGCCTttttttaactcaacttcaaaatttttgcaattcaactctaatttcctCCAAATGACTGCTCTAatcaaaatatatcaaatttctccaaatataacctacaaaacaaataaatttcaaaagttaaactaagaagtgtaaaattgtaaaattgactaaatatatgctaatatctatagtaatagctatgaacaagagtaaattatgtgtaaaaattatacctaaatgatgatataaaatgcatgcattagTAATGTGGGATTTTAAACTGATTTCgctatttaaatgagatttgctgcatttttttatttattgcttatgagCTTATTGTCTTGTTTGATGAAATGCTCTCATTAAGTTAAATCTTAATCCTTTACAGATagactgaaaagtgaatgttttGAATATATAATCTTGCAATGAACTtagttttttttatattaaaaataagttAAGAAGATTAAGAGGAGTTTAAAGATCAATTACAGCTTTAAATAAGTTTTTATTAGGTTTGAAATACTGTAAAAATAAGTTTTGATttgatgaaaaccaactttgaaatgcttgagaaaaattttaaagaacaaaGAATTGATTTTATTCAAAACTACAAATCTCATGTGTTTGGTTAAATTAAGGATAAACAATatacaaacaatattgaaaaaccCTATATTTATAATCACTTTAATTTTATTGAAGTTATATTTAAATCATCCCAAATTGGTAATTagtaatttcaatttaaatttttagtcatatagtttaattaattatttctttagCTTAAATTTCTCAAATAtcaattttactttttattttttaaatttcattctaatatcattaaattttgatattctaattaacttatttctttaattttaatttaaacataattttctgtaaaaataatattttaaattatatattacaatGATACGTGTGCATGCGAAAGCTATTTTATAGCACATCAAGTTTATTGGAACCTGTTGTTTTTCACAGTGCCCTTTTGTCAACTTCTAACCCTCTCGGTTGGGCTATAATTTCTCTCTTGTAATCTCAATCGATGAACATGTTTAGCAATCAGTTGAGATTCCATATATCTCATGGCACGACAGCAGAGGATCATGACAACTGACTAATTGTTAGAATTGAGGTTAACAAATTAAACAGAAAAGACATTTTTtgatatatatgtatgatgaataTGTGCTAGGTTGAGTAGACAAGAGCGGTCCTTGGGTAGCTACTTTTTGATCAATTGTCCAATGGACTAGCAGTGATTGTGGACTACAATATTTGCATGATTTTGATCCTACATGACCTAGCAGTAAGCTCATAATCCTATCAATCAATTGCCTTTTTGGAAATTCGTAGGCATAGGACATATAATAACAAATTTGACAGCCAACGATTGGAGAGGCAGAAAATAACTTAACCTTTGCATGTGCTTGACGAACTTGGCCATGCTAACTAGATTTATGGTATGCAGAGAAAAACAAGCCTGTCAACGTTGACAAAATATggttttgctgatatgaaaaatgaccctTCAGTGTATATTTGTTTTTGGACTCATCACGATCAAGCATAAGTtgaaatgatttaattaatttgttaatttcaaTGAAATCTACCAATTAATCTTCCAATTAATTGATTGCATGCATATAAATTTTGTAGAAGCAAGCTGTCACCAATAAGATTGattaattaacaagaataatTAACAAGCATTTCCAGCTTTGAAGCATTGATTAGTATATGATATAGATGATTATGTGTCAACTTTTGGGAACCTGACATCCCTAGAAAGCAcataaattatgaaataaaatcaaGAGAAGCATTATCTAATTAATATTGAAAAGAAAGTAAGAAAGATTATTATTGACAGAATAGAGATAATCAAATATATATACTATATGAATGTAAGGCATCGCCCAATATGTGTGCTTGCAACCAAATTAAACGTATTTCAAATGATTCTTACTAAGTTGGCTCCACTTCCACAAGCTCAAAGCCACCCAATTTCCACCTCCCCATGTGTTAAGTTCCCCATTACATTTTGTTTTGATGCTTAAGTGCTTGTCTTTGCTGTTGTTTCTCTCTCTTACTCTtgcttgaaaattttattttcttttgttttctcacACTTAGCCCACATTAGGTGTAACTTTGCGTTATTAAAAAGGGAGAGAAGAGGGTTTCAAGACCCCATGTGATCTGGTGTGATCTTGGCCACAACGGACATGAAATTTTACCTCTGGTGGGACTCTAATGGGTCTGCCCTAATGCAAGAAACAACAATGGAAATTGGGACCCTATTGCACGTTACCCCCTCGTGGGCATATCGTAATCGTCCTTGGTACGTTTTGAGGACAATTGAAAAGCATCAGACAGTTTGTGAACCACCttcttctaatttttttttaggtcacccAGAAAACAAAATGATCCTTTGTTCTCATCTTGTTCATGGATGCTTTCTTTATACCAAAATTTTATTGATACACAAATTGTTGGTCTTCTTGATCAATCAATCTGAAACTGAAGTGGGTTGTATAATTTTATTCAGAAAAAGCAAAGAAAGCAAGCGCATGACCATTTTTGCCATTATATATCTTGATTAATTCTATCCCCTGAATATCTTTATGGCTGCTGATCACATGCAAGTGGAAGATTACAGGGTTTGCTTTTGTTAAATAAACAAATGTTTTATCCCATTAAATACTTCAAGCCCTCATAAATATTGCTTAGTACTGATGTCTGATGCGATCTGCACACTATGGTATTATTCCCTTCCCTGAATGTCAAACAAGGCTATCAGTACTCTGGAAATTCATCAGGTTTTTGGTCTAGAACTTTAGGATCTCTACTGTTCCCTGTTATGGATATGCATTTCTAGCATGATAGATACCACTAAGATAAATTTTAAGAGTTGAtcgtaatttttaagaattataaTAAATATGTCCCTAAATTTAAGAATATAACAtaaaattattgaattttgaaattttatatagTAAAATCATTATAACTTTTAATAACAAATTTATAAGTAATAAGTTGATGTGAACAATTCAAAATAGTGATAACGTGGATAATTGATATTATTTTTCGGAAGTAAATCCCTTTAATCAGTTGTTATATTATTCTATGGTTGATAATTTTTTCATAATTGATTTGTGAAAAAAATCATAGTAGGTTTTGCATAGAGGAGAGAGAATTGTCCATGTTATTGCCACTCTGAATTGCATAAATTAATTATTGTGAGTAAAAAGATTtgattgtaaaaattttaaaatttaatgattttatgttaatttttatgttactttgaattatttttaaagtagtgaataagataaattaaaaagaaaaaaaaaatctactttCTTTGCTGAGTTGTAAATCTTTTATCTAATAATATCTATATTTTAATGTAGTTTAAATTTTCAAATGCTAGCCCACTACAAGCATCTCAAGTTATGTTGCAACATTCTTAAATCTTTTCTAAGTTACATTGAGCACAGTTCAGACGCCGTTTACTGGTCATGTATTGATCAACTTTAAAAGAAACAATATAGTATTAATTATTAAAGATGATAAtaagtttaataattattaagttATACTCATTTTACAAACTTCAaatgattttttaattttaatataaatatttaatttaacttatattagatATATCCATATTAAAATAACTATATTCTTAATATGCAACCTTGAGATGGGTAAACAATGATCAAACCTATAATGAATTGAGTTTATGCTTTTTCTTGTCTATTATAGGCTAATAACATGCAATCCATTATTCTCAAACACAAATTAAGCAACATCGAAGCATGTTCCTAGTGGAAGTAGGGTTAGCTTAATCATGCAGATCTGATACAAAATCACATTATTATGCGTAATAGTagtattcattattttaatttgttaatttaagATTGGTAACATGTGTTAGATACCTGCTAACGTACCTACTCACATCCTCCTCGACAATATATTTTTGGGTATACAAGCTTTCAACTGCATTGGTTTCTCCCAAAGTTGATGAGCCTCAAAAAAATTTTGACTTTGTGGCTAGGTTTGACtgatttaaagaaataaaaatggaGTTTTCAGACCTGCTGCATGCATTCTGGGTGTCTATCCATCATTACTGTGGACACAGTGaagataaaattaattttcttattCTTCTGGGGGATTGTGTTCGTGTTGCTAATTGTGGTTATTAGAGCACTAATTACCTTTCTGcttatatatatgcatatatatatcacatgaacatcttaattaatatattaaattataaatccaAAGAATGATAATAGTTTTTAATTGTAAAAGCATATCTAGTCAAATTACACAATCAACCAAATCTATCTTAGCATCCTAGATTAGACCATCCATTGATTGATAGGTGGTAGAAAAACTGTCTAATTCAAGTATGTATTTGTTTGTCTTAGGAATTTGGATTGGACTATAAATTAGGAATTTGTATCCTCTCAGTCACCTACCATGTTTGAATGATTTTCACCCTTTAATTCAAGAtgtgtactgattgaaaatttttaataaaattttaacgataatattatttattaaaaattaaaatctcaattattatttttaaatttattaattgagaTTGTTGTAACATGGTAGACCATATTGCCAATGAGGGTTGGTTTAATTATCATTAGTAAGACTCAATAATACTCCAATTAAGTTGACAATTCAAATTTTACAATCGTAATTTTTTGTGGGCGATCCGTAAATTTTAGTGTAATTCCTTAATAAAGCTGATGGTATACCCTGCCCTTGGATTGGAGACACTCCCCTCACCTAAAATTTTTTCTGTTAAAAGAAATGGTAGACCATATTCACTCAAATTTAAGAGAGTATAATCtacaaattatatattttttatttttttataaatcttTTAATCTTAGTTGGAATGgtttatttttaatcaaattaaaaatacatactgaCCTTGAATTGGAGAGACTCCCCTCCCTTAAACTTTTTTCTATTAAAAGAAATGCTAGACCATATTCATTCAAATTTAAGAGAATATTAatctataaattatatattttttattatttataaatcttGTAATCTTAGTAGGAATGGTTTATTTTTAATCAAACTATAATACAGACTTAGTattgtgaatgaaattaatttgatttataatatcattttattatagtatttttatttgattatatatggtttaaatagaaaaaaaaatgttgtGGGATAAGCATGCCATTAGGAATTGTATTGAAGAATATAGGTGAGAAATTTTGGTAGTGATAATTCAATTATTGATTAAATGGACAAAGCCATAGGCCAGTAGGGATTCCCTACTCTCTGGCCCAATTTGTTGGGTGATCAGCTAGTTGGTTGGTTGCCCATCTCCACTGATAAATGAgagtgagatttttttttttttccaaattttgtaATTAAGTTAACCTACTTTGATTCAATCATTCTTCTCTTGTAGCCCATTGGTCACACAGAAACAAGCATTAggcaaaaataaatcaaatatgcTTCATAAAATAAAGTATTCATTCTTCGAACATATGAAAATAATTGTGCAATTGACCATTTGTTCTTGAAATGCAAGTCATCCCAcattctattttattattattattattattattattattttcagattggtggtaacttttttttttttttgaataaaattgaTTTTTAGTTTTCTTAGCCAATGAATAATCTTGAACTTGAAATTTCAAATCCATGGTGGATCTTTGAATTGAAGCCCAGATTTAACAAGGCCTATCAAGTCTGTATTCCCTGCGGTCCAAGGCTTCTTTCCCAGCCCACGTTTAATTTCATCCGTTCTTCTTCTAGCAAGTAGCTTGCAGTTATGTAGTATAAACTTTCAGTGCAATTGATGCACACAAACATTAAGTATCTTAATCTCAAATTTAGATGGCAAGCATTAGCAAAAATTaatctcttaatttttttaataataataaaaataaaaattttcatatgGTATCTGGCACCCACCCAATTTGCATGCAAGTGTCTTCAGTCTTTTGGCGCTAAAACACATTCTGATTATCAAGA carries:
- the LOC131183177 gene encoding uncharacterized protein LOC131183177 codes for the protein MGQPLHHHSEYMEWYRRAGRRWISISGAAIGCVEDAIEDCLIKLQNPSTQNVAEVKRTLRKMMIALEQESRLCQMPPPQSAPQAATFNDELEEDQPINQPGPSRRPARRQSRPPRRRQHQMRQSSPPDDVMPPPVAFHPFCMASAPGPIPLAPAPSHPSPSTVFQPYSETIPPHYTGWMPTPSIPGPSTPWMTYHSHVQSRSTFDFTESQQPHTPMSSLFAPFGRPSSLGPSQYASSQFGGYGSDQYYALYQSGALGHIPSGAGLFGHHEQGAMHYTAGGESSGQQQGQPGQPQDAQGDPEEQQEGGQHRVLRPRRHIRRPGCGT